The following nucleotide sequence is from Scyliorhinus torazame isolate Kashiwa2021f chromosome 4, sScyTor2.1, whole genome shotgun sequence.
cattTGGTCTCTGTTTACTTTTCAATTCCTTGTGGTATTTTATATACCGCGATCAGATCCtttctcatctttctaaactccagcgagtatgagtccaaactgtttaatctctcctcatatatcaaccctttcatccccggaatcaataataataatcgcttattgtcacaagtaggcttcaatgaagttcctgaggacagcccctagtcgccacattccggcacctgttcggggaggctggtatgggaattgaacccacgctgctggtcttgttctgcattacaagccagctgtttagcccactgtgctaaaccagccactatcaatctggtgaacctcctctgaactgcctccattgccaccacatcctttctcaaataaggaggccaaaactggacacaatactccagatgtggtctcaccaacaccctatacaattgcaacaacacttctctacttttatactccagtccttttgcaataaacgctgacattccatttgcctttcaaattacttgctgtacctgctttctgcgattcatgaacaaagacacccagatctctctgcccagacacattctgaatctgctttccatttaggtaataatttgcctttctatttgttcggccaaaatggataacctcacacttatctacattaaactccatctgccaaactttggcccaatctcctagcctatcgatATCCgcctgtaaaatctgtatctcctcttcactgcctgctttcccacctattttagtattctCCGCAAAttatgctatgttacactctgtcccggtTTGCAgagcatttatatagattgtgaagagttgaggtccgaggactgacccctgtggcaccccgctagttacagttcatcAGTCAGAGAGGGACCCATTtaccccgaccctctgctttctgtcagtcagccaatcctcaatccaatctagcactctacccccaatcccctgtgatctctcgttatggatcagtcttttatgtggcaccttgtcaaatgccttctagaaGTCTAGATATACTacgtccacaggttccccattatccaccttgctggttaaatcctcaaagaactcgagcaagtttgtcaagctTGACTTATCGCTCAGAAAAGCATGCTGAcactggtggattgagctttgactttccaaatattcagtcatctcctccttaatgattgattccagcaacttctccACCACAGAGGTTaagctaaccagtctatagtttcctacttttttcctctctccctttttgaataggggagttACATTAGTGTGTTCCCAATCCACCGGGACCCAAAATCCAGGGAATTCGGAAATATCATaactaatgcatccactatctctgctgtcacCTCCCtggttttaaaatgtattttattccaaacatattcaaagtaGAAAAACATAAATACATTCCCCACACCTCACAGGCCGTGCAGGTTTCTCCCCTTCCCCTGCCtcgatgaacaattcctcaaacatggtcatgaacagtcctCATCATGTCTCAAAGCGCTCCGCccatcccctcaattcaaacttgatcttctccagctggagaaagttGTACAGGTTCCCCGAGCCAGGCCGCCACCTCGGGCACCGTTATCACCGCCAATCAGCAGAATCCTTCACCGGGTAACAAGAGAGGTGAAGGCCGCAACGTCAGCCcatctcccctccatcagctccggcatttcccataccccaaaaatcaccaccatgGTGTCTGGCCCGGCCTCTACCCCCATAATCACTGGCAGCGtccccctcccagtatctctccaacttctcacagccccagaacataaccGCGTGATtagctggtcctcgcccacactgctcacactcgcctgccactccctggaagaacccactcagccTCGCCTGAGTCatgtgcatcctgtgcaccaccttaaactgtatcaaactcatcTTCATGCACGAGGGGGTTAAATTCACCGTGcgcagcgcctcactccacactccccacctattccccaccccccccagctccacCATCCATTTCCccttaatcctcaccacctgcgcCCCCGCTTGCTCCCCCAACCACACATATATAtctccaatcctaccctccccttccacatgcgGGAGCAGCAACCGCTCCAACAGGAAATACTCCAACAGCTTGGGAAAGCCTCTCCATTCCTTCcacgcaaagtccctcacttgcatctACTTGAACTCGCTTCCCTTCgccagctccaccctctcccgcagctctgCCAGACTTacaaacctctcctccaggtatAGATCCCTCGCCCGCACCAGTtccacctccctccacttcctagGCATTCCATCCGTCTCCCCCCAgcttaaacccatggttcccacGCAGCGGTATCAGCCTGCTGCCccctcccttaataccctagggtgcagtcCATCAgatcccggagacttatctgcttTTAATCAGTTTATTCAATATCATCTCCCAAGTGATATTAATTGTGCCACGTTCGTCcgcattaactgtagtttttggaaatttattatcctctaccgtgaaggcagaggcaaaatattggttcagtgcctctgccGTCTCTGTGTTCCCCATGATTACCTCGCCAGTATCGtcttctaaagggccaacatttactttcgagcacacacacacattatcagAGTGTTGTAGATCTGCTCTGGGTGATGAGACTCTCACCTGTACAGATAAATGAAGAAGCACAATAGGTGGAATCCTAGTTTGATCATTGCCTCCTTCATGTGAGTTTTCAGCTGTCCACGATTATGAATCTCAGTCGGGTCAAAGACTCCCACATTACCGCACGGCACTGCCACGTACCTAGCACAGATTATGGGATaacagtcagcacaagtgtgacaACCATCTCAACAATAGTTTGGAAACCTGCGTCTTCACCCCACAAAAAACATGATTGGTCCCACACTCGTGTTGTATTCCTCCATCTCAATGGGAGGCACCACATTCACTGCTCTCACAGTCTAGTCGTCACCTCAAAGTTACTCACTATTGACTTTACAATTTGTTATTGAAGCATTTTACATTGGCCCAATCAGGAGATCGACACAGGGATTGTCGGCTTTCACAATGTTgctgtcctccctcagtactgaccctctgacagtgcggcactccctcagtactgaccctctgacagtgcagcaatccctcagtactgaccctctgacagtgcagcactccctcagtactgaccctctgac
It contains:
- the cnih4 gene encoding protein cornichon homolog 4 translates to MIVSMHWFIFLLNLPIAAWNLYRYVAVPCGNVGVFDPTEIHNRGQLKTHMKEAMIKLGFHLLCFFIYLYSMILALIND